In Candidatus Edwardsbacteria bacterium, one genomic interval encodes:
- a CDS encoding tryptophanase, which produces MNLLPFAEPYKTKMVEPIRRTTRQEREELIASAGYNLFNLKSDEVFVDLLTDSGTGAMSSAQWAEIMLGDESYAGASSYYKLKHTIEELLGMPYFLPTHQGRAAENVLFSALMGMESPGFVVPGNSHFDTTKGHIEFRKAQALDCTIDQAFDTSSLHPFKGNLDLNKLEAVFKKYPKQNIPLCLITVTCNSSGGQPVSLENIRAVSALCKKYGIRLFFDAARFAENAYFIKMREPGFADKSIKQIVREMFDLVDGCTMSAKKDGIVNIGGFIAFRDKELFEKSCTFNIVFEGYITYGGMAGRDLGALSVGLREATEFDYLESRVRQVGLLGEKLMSCGIPIQQPVGGHAVFVDAKKFLPNVPQEQFIAQTLGVELYKEGGVRGVEIGTLLADRDPQTRENRYPELELLRLAIPRRVYSDNHMLYVAECLKNVYDRRNEIKKGYAIVREAPIMRHFTVELKPA; this is translated from the coding sequence ATGAATTTGCTGCCGTTCGCCGAGCCATACAAGACCAAGATGGTGGAACCCATCCGCCGCACCACCCGCCAGGAGCGGGAGGAACTGATCGCCTCCGCCGGGTACAACCTGTTCAACCTGAAAAGCGATGAGGTGTTCGTGGACCTGCTGACCGACTCCGGCACCGGTGCCATGAGCAGCGCCCAGTGGGCCGAGATAATGCTGGGCGATGAATCCTACGCCGGGGCCAGCTCGTACTACAAGCTGAAGCACACCATCGAAGAGCTGTTGGGCATGCCGTATTTTCTGCCCACCCACCAGGGCCGGGCGGCCGAGAACGTGCTGTTCTCGGCTTTGATGGGCATGGAGTCCCCGGGCTTCGTGGTCCCCGGCAACAGCCACTTCGACACCACCAAGGGCCACATCGAATTCCGCAAGGCCCAGGCCCTGGACTGCACCATCGACCAGGCCTTTGACACTTCCTCCCTGCATCCCTTCAAGGGCAACCTGGACCTGAACAAGCTGGAGGCGGTCTTCAAGAAATATCCCAAGCAGAACATTCCGCTGTGCCTGATCACCGTCACCTGCAATTCCTCGGGCGGACAGCCGGTGTCGCTGGAGAACATCCGAGCGGTGTCGGCCCTGTGCAAGAAATACGGGATCAGGCTGTTCTTCGATGCCGCCCGCTTTGCCGAGAACGCCTACTTCATCAAAATGCGCGAGCCGGGGTTTGCGGACAAAAGCATCAAGCAGATAGTGCGTGAGATGTTCGATCTGGTGGACGGATGCACCATGAGCGCCAAGAAGGACGGGATCGTCAACATCGGCGGGTTCATCGCCTTCAGGGACAAGGAATTGTTCGAGAAATCCTGCACCTTCAACATCGTGTTCGAGGGCTACATCACCTACGGCGGGATGGCCGGACGGGACCTGGGCGCGCTGTCGGTGGGCCTGCGCGAGGCCACCGAGTTCGACTATCTTGAATCAAGGGTCCGTCAGGTGGGGCTGTTGGGAGAAAAGCTGATGTCTTGCGGCATTCCCATCCAGCAGCCGGTGGGCGGGCACGCCGTCTTCGTGGACGCCAAGAAATTCCTGCCCAATGTTCCCCAGGAGCAGTTCATAGCCCAGACCCTGGGGGTGGAGCTTTACAAGGAAGGCGGGGTGCGGGGAGTGGAGATCGGAACTCTTTTGGCCGACCGCGATCCCCAAACCCGGGAGAACCGCTACCCGGAGCTGGAGCTGCTGCGCCTGGCCATTCCGCGCCGGGTCTACAGCGATAACCACATGCTTTACGTGGCAGAGTGTCTGAAGAACGTCTATGACAGAAGAAACGAGATAAAGAAGGGATACGCCATCGTGCGCGAGGCGCCCATCATGAGGCACTTCACGGTGGAACTGAAACCGGCCTGA
- a CDS encoding OmpH family outer membrane protein: MKIRYPREIFFLLLAVLFLPGSAYSQKVGYLDSKAVFAQYRGAADVRQEMNRIIEGWNKEISAKRKMVDSLEKSLELTDLVISSERRKAKKEEIALKKQELEAFVKEIFDPGGKADQKNRELSKPMAEKIGNVVKRVALDNNLLMVLDSSSGLVVYASKELDITEQVLEELAKEEGMAVKVLPSIALFPVWELDAEAIKRKFGKQAQEFIFTALERGQKLKPVAKKQVEDIVKDKGLSKSEVKEARGLEMAKILDASYMTLGQITQNLANNQITITIKVYNVERDQMIAEESEKVDGEGELVAGCESLAEKISQRISQQ; the protein is encoded by the coding sequence ATGAAGATCAGATATCCCCGAGAGATATTTTTCCTGCTTCTGGCGGTCTTGTTTTTGCCGGGCAGCGCCTACAGTCAGAAGGTGGGCTACCTGGATTCCAAGGCAGTGTTCGCCCAGTACCGGGGGGCCGCCGACGTCCGGCAGGAGATGAACCGGATCATAGAAGGCTGGAACAAGGAGATCTCAGCCAAACGCAAGATGGTGGATTCTCTGGAGAAAAGCCTGGAGCTGACGGACCTGGTGATCAGCAGCGAGCGGCGCAAAGCCAAAAAGGAGGAGATAGCCCTCAAGAAACAGGAGCTGGAGGCCTTTGTAAAAGAGATCTTCGATCCGGGCGGAAAGGCCGACCAGAAGAACCGCGAGCTGTCCAAGCCCATGGCCGAGAAGATAGGGAATGTGGTCAAGCGGGTGGCCCTGGACAATAACCTGCTGATGGTGCTGGATTCATCCTCGGGACTGGTGGTCTACGCCTCCAAGGAACTGGACATCACCGAGCAGGTGCTGGAGGAGCTGGCCAAGGAGGAGGGAATGGCCGTCAAGGTTCTGCCCAGCATCGCCCTGTTTCCGGTCTGGGAGCTGGACGCCGAGGCCATCAAGAGGAAGTTCGGCAAGCAGGCTCAGGAGTTTATATTCACTGCGCTGGAGAGGGGGCAGAAACTGAAGCCGGTGGCCAAGAAACAGGTTGAGGATATCGTAAAGGACAAGGGGCTCTCCAAGTCCGAGGTCAAGGAGGCCCGCGGCCTGGAGATGGCCAAGATCCTCGATGCCAGCTATATGACCCTGGGGCAGATCACCCAGAACCTGGCCAACAATCAGATAACCATCACCATCAAGGTATACAACGTGGAGCGCGACCAGATGATAGCCGAGGAGAGCGAAAAGGTAGATGGCGAAGGCGAGCTGGTGGCGGGCTGTGAAAGCCTGGCGGAAAAAATCAGCCAGAGGATATCCCAGCAATGA
- the lpxD gene encoding UDP-3-O-(3-hydroxymyristoyl)glucosamine N-acyltransferase, with protein MSGYKASLLARECGGQLQGPDVELTGLAGLKEAQPGQLSFLANPSYAGYLGSTRASCIIVPKNVAAQGRTLIVSDNPYLSFAKAVTFFYNAVKIKPRPGIHSTAIIDTTAQIEKSATIGAYVIIEAGARIGANTVIMPLCYVGQGSTIGDDCLIYPQVSIREGCRIGNRIILHGGVVLGSDGFGYAKDGDKYFKIPQVGNVILEDDVEVGANTAIDRGALGPTIVKQGTKIDNLVQIAHNVHIGKDGVVAGQSGVAGSTFIGDRVVMGGQVGIIGHLKIGDDVTFGAQSGVLKSIPSKTVASGYPAKKHSEARRREASVALLPNYIKKINAMERRIAELEEKLKDK; from the coding sequence ATGAGCGGATACAAAGCCAGCCTGCTGGCCAGGGAGTGCGGGGGGCAGCTGCAGGGCCCGGATGTGGAACTGACCGGCCTGGCGGGCCTGAAGGAGGCCCAGCCCGGCCAACTGAGCTTTCTGGCCAATCCCAGTTATGCCGGATATCTGGGATCCACCAGGGCCTCCTGCATCATCGTCCCCAAAAATGTTGCGGCCCAGGGGCGGACCCTGATAGTCTCCGACAACCCATACTTAAGCTTCGCCAAGGCGGTGACCTTTTTTTACAATGCCGTCAAAATAAAGCCCCGTCCGGGCATCCATTCTACGGCGATCATCGATACCACGGCCCAGATAGAAAAGAGCGCCACCATCGGGGCCTATGTGATCATCGAAGCCGGGGCCAGAATAGGCGCCAATACCGTGATCATGCCCCTGTGCTATGTCGGCCAGGGCAGCACCATCGGGGACGATTGCCTGATCTATCCCCAGGTGTCCATACGGGAGGGCTGCCGGATAGGCAACCGGATCATCCTGCACGGCGGGGTGGTGTTGGGATCGGACGGATTCGGCTACGCCAAGGACGGAGATAAATATTTCAAGATCCCCCAAGTGGGCAATGTCATCCTGGAGGACGACGTGGAGGTGGGGGCCAACACCGCCATCGACCGGGGGGCCCTGGGGCCCACCATAGTCAAACAGGGGACCAAGATAGATAATCTGGTGCAGATCGCCCACAATGTTCATATCGGAAAAGACGGAGTGGTGGCCGGACAGTCCGGGGTGGCCGGGTCGACCTTCATCGGCGACCGGGTGGTGATGGGGGGACAGGTCGGCATCATCGGACACCTGAAGATAGGCGATGACGTTACTTTTGGCGCCCAATCCGGGGTCCTCAAATCCATACCCAGCAAGACGGTGGCTTCCGGCTATCCGGCCAAGAAACATTCCGAGGCCCGCCGCCGGGAGGCCAGCGTGGCCCTGCTGCCGAATTACATCAAAAAGATCAATGCCATGGAGAGAAGGATAGCCGAGCTGGAGGAGAAACTGAAAGATAAATAG
- a CDS encoding alpha/beta hydrolase, whose translation MPSWQSRLFIFLLKYRHLLKFQKKRTTTVDGDTSLQALRAEVERGADFFGKLPDGFSLAPVMIGNLTAEWMRPQDAPRDKAILYFHGGGLVVGSIRAHRGIVAKFVKKCRIQSLLFDYSLAPEHPYPAGLNDSVAAYKYLLAHGIKPENMMFMGDSGGGNLVFATQLALKEQGLPLPGGSIALSPWTDLSNSGESWTFNAQKDTLCWKESQTTFSRYYAGENDPRQPLISPLFGDLRGLPPMLIFAGGDETLLSDSTRLAEKARAAGVDVTLIVGQGLFHCYPACAPMFPEAKEAMEQICGFVKKHLKA comes from the coding sequence ATGCCCAGCTGGCAAAGCCGCCTTTTTATCTTTCTGCTTAAATACCGGCACCTGCTGAAATTTCAGAAGAAAAGGACCACCACGGTCGACGGGGACACCTCCCTGCAGGCTCTGCGGGCCGAGGTCGAGCGGGGGGCGGACTTCTTCGGCAAACTGCCGGACGGCTTCAGCCTGGCCCCGGTCATGATCGGCAATCTGACGGCCGAATGGATGAGGCCCCAGGATGCGCCCCGGGACAAGGCCATCCTCTATTTCCACGGGGGCGGGCTGGTGGTGGGCTCCATCCGGGCCCACCGGGGCATAGTGGCCAAGTTCGTAAAAAAGTGCCGGATACAATCCCTGTTGTTCGATTATTCCCTGGCCCCGGAGCATCCCTACCCCGCCGGATTGAACGATTCGGTGGCCGCCTACAAGTATCTGCTGGCGCACGGCATCAAGCCGGAGAATATGATGTTCATGGGCGACTCCGGCGGCGGCAACCTGGTCTTTGCCACCCAGCTGGCCCTTAAGGAACAGGGGCTTCCCCTGCCCGGCGGGTCCATCGCCCTCTCGCCCTGGACCGACCTCAGCAACTCCGGCGAATCCTGGACCTTCAACGCCCAAAAGGACACCCTTTGCTGGAAGGAATCCCAGACCACCTTCAGCCGGTACTATGCCGGGGAGAACGACCCCAGGCAGCCCCTGATCTCGCCGCTGTTCGGGGACCTACGCGGCCTGCCGCCGATGCTGATCTTCGCAGGAGGCGACGAGACCCTGCTCAGCGACTCCACCCGCCTGGCCGAGAAGGCTAGGGCCGCCGGGGTTGATGTTACATTGATCGTGGGCCAAGGCCTGTTCCACTGCTACCCGGCCTGCGCCCCCATGTTCCCCGAGGCCAAAGAGGCGATGGAGCAGATCTGCGGGTTTGTCAAAAAGCATTTGAAGGCCTGA
- a CDS encoding MBL fold metallo-hydrolase translates to MKITVLCENQAGHNGSRFILAEWGLSLLIEAGDVNILFDAGHTNVYWHNAEQLKINLNRTDFIVLSHHHWDHVGGLQHHGFKTKKKLVAHPELIAQLPAKETRKIKTDFRIITSAEPLEFSQGIFYLGEIPRVNNFEKGLFKRKRMPDDSAMAIKTKNGAVVITGCSHSGICNICQYAKQVTGQKLYAVIGGFHLFGNDPKAVEGTVRYFKKERPEHIYPMHCIDLSTLARFYDEFGIRKLSAGDNILIP, encoded by the coding sequence ATGAAAATAACAGTCCTCTGCGAAAATCAGGCCGGTCATAATGGCTCCAGATTCATTCTGGCCGAATGGGGTCTTTCTCTATTGATAGAGGCCGGAGATGTCAATATCCTCTTCGATGCTGGACATACCAATGTTTATTGGCACAATGCCGAACAGTTGAAGATCAATTTGAACCGAACGGATTTCATAGTGCTGTCGCACCACCACTGGGATCACGTCGGCGGGTTGCAACATCATGGTTTTAAGACCAAAAAGAAACTCGTGGCTCATCCGGAATTGATCGCCCAGCTGCCGGCAAAAGAGACCCGAAAGATAAAAACGGATTTCAGGATCATCACCTCTGCCGAACCGCTGGAATTTTCCCAAGGTATCTTTTATCTGGGGGAGATCCCCCGGGTAAATAATTTTGAAAAAGGATTGTTCAAAAGGAAGCGGATGCCTGACGATTCAGCGATGGCCATCAAGACCAAGAACGGCGCGGTGGTCATCACCGGCTGCTCGCATTCCGGCATCTGCAACATATGCCAATACGCCAAGCAGGTGACCGGACAGAAGCTTTACGCCGTGATCGGCGGGTTCCATTTGTTTGGGAACGATCCGAAGGCGGTGGAAGGGACCGTCCGTTATTTTAAAAAGGAACGGCCCGAACATATCTATCCCATGCACTGCATAGACCTTTCCACCCTGGCCAGATTTTATGATGAATTCGGTATAAGGAAATTATCTGCCGGCGATAACATTTTAATACCATGA
- a CDS encoding isoprenylcysteine carboxylmethyltransferase family protein: protein MDLIGKTTINPILFYTGKISGYLTWIILLLSVLGVPAIETYSSSLLKYTAYVLSLVGLSLIVVSLINLGRSTRLGLPQEDTVLKTGGLYRFSRNPMYLGFDLLTLASIIYTMNIGIISLGLYSLIVYHLIILGEEKFLSKSFGKAYYDYRQKTRRYL, encoded by the coding sequence ATGGATCTCATAGGCAAGACCACCATCAATCCGATCCTGTTCTACACCGGTAAAATATCCGGTTACTTAACCTGGATCATATTACTGTTGTCGGTGCTGGGTGTCCCAGCCATAGAAACATATTCGTCTTCGCTGTTAAAATACACTGCTTATGTTTTATCCCTGGTTGGCCTTTCACTGATCGTCGTAAGCCTGATCAATCTTGGACGATCCACCCGGCTGGGCCTGCCGCAGGAGGACACTGTTTTAAAGACCGGCGGCCTGTACCGCTTCAGCCGCAACCCGATGTACCTGGGCTTTGACCTACTGACCCTGGCTTCCATCATATATACAATGAATATCGGAATAATATCACTTGGACTATACAGCCTGATAGTTTACCATTTGATAATTCTGGGAGAGGAAAAGTTCCTGTCAAAGAGCTTTGGTAAAGCTTATTATGATTACCGGCAAAAAACCCGAAGATATTTGTAA
- a CDS encoding YkgJ family cysteine cluster protein gives MRYPKSISNIEEKRPPAGQFSAWLRRFRKALKNETGINVKCGDCNACCRSSQFIHVKPGETETIARIDKRLLFPAPGLPRGNMVLGYDKDGCCPMLIKGQCSIYEDRPITCRNYDCRIFAAAGINAGGKEKELVNQQVRRWRFKYKDALDRRQHSAVMAAAEFLKENARIFPAGSLSGNPSQLAILAIKCYDVFLRPDLLRNKKETVQKMISKVQQI, from the coding sequence ATGCGCTATCCAAAAAGTATATCCAACATTGAAGAAAAACGTCCCCCTGCCGGTCAGTTTTCAGCCTGGCTGCGCCGTTTCCGGAAGGCATTGAAAAATGAGACCGGGATCAATGTAAAATGCGGCGATTGCAATGCCTGCTGCAGATCTTCGCAATTCATTCATGTCAAACCGGGAGAGACTGAAACTATCGCCAGAATAGATAAAAGACTGTTGTTCCCGGCGCCGGGCCTTCCCAGGGGCAATATGGTTCTTGGCTATGATAAGGACGGTTGCTGCCCTATGCTGATAAAGGGCCAGTGTTCGATCTATGAAGACCGCCCGATAACCTGCCGTAATTATGACTGCCGGATATTCGCCGCGGCCGGTATAAATGCCGGAGGCAAGGAGAAAGAGCTTGTCAATCAGCAAGTGCGCCGATGGAGATTCAAATATAAAGATGCGCTGGACCGCCGGCAGCATTCGGCAGTAATGGCGGCGGCTGAGTTTTTAAAAGAAAACGCCAGAATTTTCCCAGCCGGGTCCTTATCAGGCAACCCCAGCCAGCTAGCCATTCTGGCCATCAAATGTTACGATGTATTTTTAAGACCAGATCTTCTCAGAAACAAAAAGGAAACCGTCCAAAAGATGATATCGAAAGTACAGCAGATTTGA